In Vagococcus hydrophili, one DNA window encodes the following:
- the tsaB gene encoding tRNA (adenosine(37)-N6)-threonylcarbamoyltransferase complex dimerization subunit type 1 TsaB yields MTILGIDTSNQSMALCLYENEKIIGNYTSTTQKNHSVTLMPAINFLMTSNGLKPSDLTKVVIAEGPGSYTGLRIGVTTAKTLAWTLGIELASISSLAVLAASKRAFEGLIVPLFNARRNNVYTGAYEWLDGKLVPVIGDKHAELEEWLTHLLTLNRPIFLVGPELAVFSETLEKFQESDITYSPSIVDNDINATSFYLLDGQTKAIKDIDAFVPTYLKKVEAEEKWLEENRTQEDVNYVERV; encoded by the coding sequence ATGACAATTTTAGGAATAGATACATCAAACCAAAGTATGGCATTATGCCTATATGAAAACGAAAAAATAATTGGAAATTATACAAGTACCACACAGAAAAATCATAGCGTAACACTTATGCCAGCTATTAATTTTTTAATGACATCTAACGGTCTAAAACCGAGTGATTTAACAAAAGTGGTTATTGCTGAGGGACCTGGCTCATATACAGGCTTAAGAATCGGGGTAACAACTGCTAAAACATTAGCTTGGACATTAGGTATTGAACTAGCCTCTATTTCAAGTTTAGCAGTTCTAGCAGCATCTAAAAGAGCGTTTGAAGGATTAATTGTGCCACTATTTAATGCTCGTAGAAACAATGTATACACAGGCGCTTATGAGTGGTTGGATGGTAAATTGGTACCGGTGATTGGGGACAAACATGCTGAACTTGAAGAGTGGCTAACTCATTTGTTAACTCTTAACAGACCTATCTTTTTAGTTGGTCCTGAATTAGCTGTTTTTAGTGAGACCTTAGAAAAATTCCAAGAGTCAGACATTACATATAGCCCATCAATTGTTGATAATGATATTAACGCTACTTCTTTTTATTTATTAGACGGACAAACAAAAGCTATCAAAGACATAGATGCTTTTGTTCCCACATATTTGAAAAAAG
- a CDS encoding hemolysin family protein, whose product MSSSITLTVSIFLSYFLVTFVEVVVGELLPKSYSIANPEKVVLAIAKPLHFFYKLTYLFIKLLNHSANLIGRAFGVHMVGEAEETLSEEEIILVAADSYNKGEINQEEFKYISNIFEFDERQVKEIMTNRLDMKVLDYDLTIEDAIPKIIDVGYSRFPVIKESKDEIIGYVTLQQLVRDSYIDKNRLLAEETAKPIFVMETMVVKDVLKKMQEEHKHIAMVVDEYGGTVGIVTIEDIIEEIVGDIQDELDTEKEMIQPLGQNEYLVEGKIELDEIRHYFKLKDLEDPNGNVTLSGYFTSVYPNEVEKGFSFEVEGVVFTVLLVRQTVVERIKIKDTRTE is encoded by the coding sequence ATGTCTAGTAGTATTACTTTAACAGTTTCTATCTTCTTGTCATACTTTTTAGTAACCTTCGTTGAGGTTGTAGTGGGTGAGTTATTACCTAAATCATATAGTATAGCCAACCCTGAAAAAGTGGTGTTAGCGATTGCTAAACCCCTACATTTCTTCTACAAATTAACTTATTTATTTATTAAATTGCTAAATCACTCAGCGAATTTAATTGGTAGAGCTTTTGGAGTTCACATGGTGGGCGAAGCAGAAGAGACGTTATCAGAAGAAGAAATTATTTTAGTTGCAGCAGATAGCTACAACAAAGGTGAAATCAACCAAGAAGAGTTTAAATATATTTCGAATATTTTTGAGTTTGATGAACGACAAGTGAAAGAAATTATGACGAATCGTTTAGATATGAAAGTCTTGGATTACGATTTGACCATTGAAGATGCGATTCCTAAAATTATTGATGTAGGGTATAGTCGTTTCCCGGTTATTAAAGAATCCAAAGATGAGATTATTGGATATGTGACGCTTCAACAATTGGTTCGTGACTCTTATATTGATAAAAATCGTTTACTAGCAGAAGAAACAGCAAAACCAATTTTTGTTATGGAAACTATGGTCGTGAAAGATGTTCTGAAAAAAATGCAAGAAGAGCATAAACATATCGCGATGGTTGTTGACGAATACGGTGGGACAGTTGGGATTGTTACGATTGAAGATATCATTGAGGAGATTGTTGGTGATATTCAAGACGAGTTAGACACAGAAAAAGAGATGATTCAACCTTTAGGACAAAATGAGTACCTTGTAGAAGGAAAAATTGAACTCGATGAGATTAGACATTATTTTAAACTGAAGGATTTAGAAGATCCAAACGGTAATGTAACTTTAAGTGGTTATTTTACAAGTGTGTATCCTAATGAAGTAGAAAAAGGTTTTTCTTTTGAAGTTGAAGGTGTCGTATTCACAGTGTTACTTGTGAGACAAACCGTTGTGGAGAGAATTAAAATCAAAGATACGCGAACAGAATAA
- a CDS encoding CNNM domain-containing protein, with amino-acid sequence MIGFKLFLIAVMIYVTALFVAAEFALVKVRSSKLEQLAADGTKNAKLGLHLVHHLDDYLSACQLGITLTTLIIGGLEKKRFGRCLSL; translated from the coding sequence ATGATAGGTTTCAAATTATTTTTAATTGCAGTGATGATTTATGTGACAGCGTTGTTTGTTGCTGCAGAGTTTGCGTTAGTTAAGGTCAGGTCATCTAAGCTGGAACAATTGGCAGCGGATGGGACAAAAAACGCAAAATTAGGCTTGCATTTAGTCCATCATTTAGATGATTACTTGAGTGCTTGTCAGCTAGGGATTACTTTAACTACCTTAATTATCGGGGGATTGGAGAAGAAACGGTTCGGACGTTGCTTGAGCCTTTAG
- a CDS encoding CPBP family intramembrane glutamic endopeptidase yields the protein MKEEKPALKNIKSIALYIIIIFGYFLLTQVPMLLIAVLSPIFNKGSVIVNTILFITWIVLVGLIIFVTWRYYHKKGDKEKLKIGFKDIGIALGYYVGMLLITMVMTMLMQATYGADTSENQAVLEAMFASGKNIWFVGGMSLTVGVVAPILEELVFRGIPSVTLFKNSPKWFIMFMTSIVFSSVHLSENIISFVMYALMGAMLCHAYFRRGNIIDSMLVHFFNNAIVAVFMFLTFITQK from the coding sequence ATGAAGGAAGAAAAACCCGCTTTAAAAAATATCAAATCAATTGCCCTGTATATAATTATCATTTTTGGCTACTTTTTATTAACTCAGGTACCAATGTTGTTAATCGCTGTATTGTCGCCTATTTTTAATAAAGGGTCAGTGATTGTTAATACAATTTTATTCATTACTTGGATAGTATTAGTAGGCTTAATTATTTTTGTGACTTGGCGTTATTACCATAAAAAAGGTGATAAAGAAAAATTAAAAATAGGATTTAAAGATATCGGTATTGCTTTAGGTTATTATGTAGGTATGTTACTAATTACAATGGTGATGACAATGCTCATGCAAGCAACTTACGGAGCGGACACGTCAGAAAATCAGGCGGTTCTGGAAGCTATGTTTGCAAGTGGGAAAAACATCTGGTTTGTTGGTGGTATGTCTCTGACAGTCGGTGTTGTGGCGCCAATCTTGGAAGAGTTAGTCTTTAGAGGAATACCATCAGTGACACTCTTTAAAAATAGTCCGAAGTGGTTCATAATGTTTATGACATCTATTGTCTTTTCAAGTGTCCATCTCTCAGAAAACATTATTTCTTTTGTGATGTACGCTTTAATGGGTGCGATGTTATGTCATGCCTATTTCAGAAGAGGAAATATCATTGATAGTATGTTGGTTCATTTCTTTAATAATGCTATAGTGGCAGTGTTTATGTTTTTAACATTCATTACTCAAAAATAG